A portion of the Hoylesella buccalis ATCC 35310 genome contains these proteins:
- a CDS encoding peptidase U32 family protein yields the protein MKYQLSDFEIMAPVGSRESLAAAIQAGAGAVYFGIGQLNMRSHSANHFTIDDLHDIAETCKAHGIKTYLTVNTVIYGEDIPTMRKIIDAAKDAQISAVIASDVAVMTYCVEKGVEVHLSTQLNISNIEALKFYARFADVVVLARELNLKQVKEIHQQIVEQHICGPHGELIRIEMFCHGAFCMAISGKCYMSLHDANRSANRGECVQICRRSYTVTDNETGNQLEIDNKYIMSPKDLKTVRFINLMMDAGVRVFKIEGRARGPEYVYNVVTCYKEAIQSVIDGTFTEEKKDAWDKRLSAVFNRGFWDGYYQGQKLGEWTKEYGNKATEKKVLVGKVVKYFSNLGVAELAVEAAEIELGERLLITGPTTGVMYFDANEIRYELKPVQKAEKGWRISIAVPDKVRPNDKLFKIVSAVKRDA from the coding sequence ATGAAGTATCAGTTATCAGACTTTGAAATCATGGCACCCGTGGGGTCCAGAGAGAGCCTTGCAGCCGCCATTCAGGCTGGAGCGGGAGCGGTATACTTCGGCATCGGCCAGCTTAACATGCGCTCACACTCAGCCAATCATTTTACAATTGACGACCTGCACGACATCGCCGAAACGTGCAAGGCACACGGCATCAAGACCTATCTCACGGTGAACACTGTGATTTATGGCGAGGATATCCCAACCATGCGCAAAATAATCGACGCGGCAAAGGATGCCCAAATATCGGCGGTGATTGCCAGTGACGTGGCCGTGATGACCTACTGCGTGGAGAAAGGGGTGGAAGTGCACCTCTCCACCCAACTCAATATCTCCAACATCGAGGCCCTGAAGTTTTACGCCCGCTTTGCTGATGTAGTTGTATTGGCGCGCGAACTGAACCTAAAACAGGTGAAAGAGATTCACCAACAGATTGTCGAACAACACATCTGCGGCCCCCATGGCGAGCTCATTCGCATCGAGATGTTCTGTCATGGCGCATTCTGCATGGCAATCAGCGGTAAGTGTTACATGAGTCTTCACGACGCCAATCGGTCCGCCAACCGTGGTGAATGCGTGCAAATCTGCCGCCGTTCGTACACCGTTACCGACAATGAGACGGGCAACCAACTTGAGATTGACAACAAATACATCATGAGTCCGAAGGACTTGAAGACCGTTCGCTTCATCAACCTCATGATGGACGCAGGCGTGCGGGTGTTCAAAATCGAGGGCAGGGCGCGCGGACCAGAGTATGTGTACAATGTGGTGACGTGCTACAAAGAAGCTATTCAGTCGGTTATCGACGGTACTTTCACCGAAGAGAAGAAAGATGCTTGGGACAAACGTCTGTCTGCCGTCTTCAACAGAGGATTCTGGGACGGCTATTATCAGGGTCAGAAGCTGGGCGAATGGACCAAAGAATATGGTAACAAGGCTACCGAGAAAAAGGTCTTGGTGGGCAAGGTGGTGAAGTATTTCTCTAACCTTGGCGTGGCAGAGTTAGCTGTCGAAGCCGCTGAGATAGAGCTTGGTGAGCGTCTACTCATCACGGGTCCCACCACGGGCGTGATGTATTTCGACGCCAACGAGATACGCTATGAGCTGAAACCGGTACAAAAGGCCGAGAAAGGATGGCGCATCTCCATTGCCGTTCCCGACAAAGTGCGCCCCAATGACAAGCTATTCAAGATAGTAAGTGCGGTGAAACGGGATGCGTGA
- a CDS encoding SufE family protein yields MTINELQDEVIEDFSELSDWMDKYQMLIDLGNELEPLDERYKTQSNLIDGCQSRVWLQCDEQEGKLYFTADSDALIVKGIIALLIRVVSGHTPQEIMDAELYFIDRIGLHEHLSPTRANGLLAMVKQMKMYALAFQAKQP; encoded by the coding sequence ATGACCATCAACGAATTGCAAGACGAAGTAATAGAAGATTTTTCAGAGCTGTCCGACTGGATGGACAAGTACCAAATGCTCATCGACTTGGGCAACGAATTGGAGCCATTAGACGAACGATACAAAACCCAATCGAACCTCATTGACGGCTGTCAGAGTCGCGTTTGGCTGCAATGCGACGAGCAAGAAGGCAAGTTGTACTTCACGGCCGACAGTGATGCGCTCATCGTTAAGGGCATTATAGCACTGCTCATCCGCGTGGTCAGCGGGCATACGCCCCAGGAAATCATGGATGCAGAACTCTATTTCATCGACCGCATCGGCCTTCATGAGCATCTATCACCCACCCGGGCCAACGGTTTGCTGGCGATGGTAAAGCAGATGAAGATGTATGCGCTGGCCTTCCAAGCCAAACAACCTTAA
- a CDS encoding NAD(P)H-hydrate dehydratase — translation MKILTSAQIHELDQHTIAHEPIKSIDLMERAAQALTQAITEEWTNRTPVVVFAGPGNNGGDALAVARMLTERGYTVSVYLFNTSNKLSEDCAINKKRIVEAKKADLFKEITLNFEPPTLDADTLVVDGLFGSGLNKPLNGGFASLVKYINQSPCQVVSIDLPSGLLPEDNTFNVRTHIIKANLTLTLQQKKLAMMLPDMQCFLGRVKVLDIRLSEEFINKTDATYTILEEQDVRQKLLRRPCTAHKGDMGHALLVAGSYGMAGAAVLATRACLRAGVGKVTVCSPKGNNDILQISVPEAVMRADADENVFSEPVDTDDFDALGIGPGLGQDETTAIAMIAQVRRAQCPVVVDADALNMLGTHRAWMQQLPKNIILTPHPKEFDRLVGNTCGGGYERLQKAIELAQRLHGYVLLKGHHTALCLPDGHVIFNATGNAGMATAGSGDVLTGIITGLAARGYQPADACAVGMFLHGLAGDLAAKELGQESMTAGDIVRFIPQAFKRLND, via the coding sequence ATGAAGATATTAACAAGTGCTCAGATACATGAGCTTGACCAACATACCATTGCGCACGAACCCATCAAAAGCATCGATTTGATGGAACGCGCCGCACAGGCTTTAACCCAAGCCATAACCGAAGAGTGGACCAACCGCACGCCCGTCGTGGTGTTTGCCGGCCCAGGAAACAACGGAGGCGATGCGCTGGCCGTGGCTCGCATGCTGACGGAAAGAGGTTACACGGTGAGTGTCTACCTGTTCAACACCAGCAACAAGCTGTCGGAAGACTGTGCCATCAACAAGAAACGCATCGTTGAGGCGAAAAAAGCAGACCTGTTCAAGGAGATTACGCTCAACTTTGAGCCGCCCACCCTGGACGCAGACACCCTGGTGGTGGACGGTCTTTTTGGTTCGGGACTTAACAAACCGCTCAACGGCGGCTTTGCCTCGCTTGTGAAATATATCAACCAGTCGCCTTGTCAGGTGGTGAGCATCGACCTGCCATCGGGACTGCTGCCCGAGGACAACACGTTCAACGTGCGCACACATATCATCAAGGCCAACCTGACCCTGACGCTACAACAAAAGAAACTGGCCATGATGTTGCCCGACATGCAATGCTTTCTTGGCCGTGTGAAGGTGCTGGACATACGGTTGTCCGAGGAGTTTATCAACAAGACGGATGCAACTTACACCATCTTGGAAGAGCAAGACGTGCGGCAAAAACTGCTGCGCAGGCCCTGCACGGCGCACAAAGGCGACATGGGGCACGCGCTCTTGGTGGCCGGCAGCTATGGCATGGCAGGCGCAGCCGTACTGGCAACGAGAGCATGTCTGCGAGCTGGCGTGGGAAAGGTAACGGTATGCTCACCCAAGGGCAACAACGACATCCTGCAAATCAGCGTTCCGGAAGCGGTAATGCGCGCCGATGCCGACGAAAATGTGTTTAGTGAGCCGGTTGATACCGACGACTTTGACGCGTTGGGCATCGGTCCCGGACTGGGACAGGATGAGACCACGGCCATCGCCATGATTGCTCAGGTGCGCCGGGCGCAGTGTCCCGTGGTAGTCGATGCCGATGCCCTGAACATGTTGGGCACGCACCGCGCATGGATGCAGCAGCTGCCCAAGAACATCATCCTGACGCCACACCCTAAAGAGTTCGACCGACTGGTGGGAAATACCTGTGGGGGGGGCTACGAAAGACTACAAAAGGCCATCGAACTGGCCCAACGTCTGCATGGCTATGTGTTGCTGAAAGGGCATCACACGGCACTATGTCTGCCCGACGGTCACGTCATCTTCAACGCCACCGGCAATGCGGGAATGGCCACGGCGGGCAGCGGCGACGTGCTAACGGGCATCATCACAGGACTGGCGGCGCGTGGGTATCAACCGGCTGACGCCTGCGCCGTGGGCATGTTCCTACACGGACTGGCGGGCGACTTGGCCGCCAAGGAACTGGGACAGGAGAGCATGACGGCCGGCGACATTGTGCGCTTCATCCCACAAGCTTTCAAACGATTAAACGACTAA
- a CDS encoding flagellar motor protein MotB, producing the protein MKKKNAFILPLLAATLLVTGCASKKDLENCQTENRELTNNYMTAKEQLAAAQARVTSLVEQLAQQKNDYAALHKSLDKSLLNTSSNNINISKLVDQINESNQYIRHLVEVKSKSDSLNMVLTNNLTRSLSREELKEVDVQVLKGVVYISLADNMLYKSGSYEINDRAAETLSKIAKIIMDYKDYDVLVEGNTDNVPVNQNSPLMKNIRNNWDLSTLRASSVVQFLQSHYGVDPKRMTAGGRGEYNPLTSNNTELGKQRNRRTQIIITPKLDQFMDLIDKAPENEGMAK; encoded by the coding sequence ATGAAGAAGAAAAATGCTTTTATATTACCCTTGTTGGCCGCAACATTACTTGTTACAGGCTGTGCCAGCAAGAAAGATTTAGAGAATTGTCAAACGGAGAACCGCGAGTTGACAAACAACTACATGACAGCCAAGGAACAACTGGCTGCCGCACAGGCTCGCGTTACCTCGCTGGTGGAACAACTTGCACAGCAAAAGAACGACTACGCTGCTTTGCATAAGTCACTGGACAAGAGTTTGTTGAACACCAGCTCCAACAACATCAACATCTCTAAGTTGGTTGATCAGATTAATGAGTCCAACCAATACATCCGCCATTTGGTGGAAGTAAAGTCAAAGTCAGACTCGCTGAACATGGTGCTGACCAACAACCTCACCCGCTCTTTGAGTCGTGAGGAGTTGAAAGAGGTTGACGTTCAGGTACTCAAGGGCGTGGTATACATCAGCTTGGCCGACAACATGCTGTACAAGAGCGGCTCTTACGAGATTAATGACCGTGCTGCAGAGACGCTGAGCAAGATTGCCAAAATCATCATGGACTACAAGGATTACGATGTCTTGGTAGAGGGTAACACGGACAACGTGCCGGTAAACCAAAACAGTCCGCTGATGAAAAACATCCGCAACAACTGGGATTTGTCAACCCTTCGCGCATCGAGCGTGGTGCAGTTCTTGCAAAGCCACTATGGTGTTGATCCCAAACGAATGACTGCCGGCGGCCGTGGTGAGTACAATCCGCTGACAAGCAACAACACGGAATTGGGCAAACAGCGCAACCGCCGTACGCAAATCATCATCACACCGAAGCTCGACCAGTTCATGGATCTGATTGACAAGGCACCCGAGAACGAGGGCATGGCGAAGTAA
- the bglX gene encoding beta-glucosidase BglX, with protein MKKLFVLLALCVVSTNVVAQNKPMKEFVDELMSKMTLKEKLGQLNLLPAGNITTGAAQNNPIVHQIKDGELGGVFNIKGLDEIRTLQEMAIKKSRLGIPLLVGMDVIHGYETIFPVPLALACSWNLEGIENSARVAALEASAEGVNWTYSPMVDISRDARWGRIVEGAGEDPYLGSLIAKAMVKGYQGDYSLPSNIMACVKHFALYGASEAGRDYNTVDMSRLRMYNEYFAPYKAAVEVGVGSVMTSFNLVDGIPATANAWLVNDVLRKQWGFDGFVVTDYASIHEMTTHGVGDLATSSARALRAGTDMDMVAKGFIGTLEQSLANGQVSMADINQACRRVLEAKYKLGLFKDPYKYVRVKNRNQYVYTAANRKAARDLAAETFVLLKNENQVLPLKKQGKIALIGPLANDRANLCGTWCVAMAPERYSTLKESMERALKGKAQLLYAQGCNIASDDALQKAGEQGKNIMRVDDAQAKAEALAVAAQADVIIAAMGEAAEFSGESHSRVNLELPDVQMALLKELVATGKPVVLLNFSGRPTILNWEKAHVPAILNVWFGGSEAGDAICDVVFGDKNPCGKLTTSFPQHVGQIPLYYNHFNTGRPVADGADRFFSFQSNYLDVRNDPLYPFGYGLSYTTYQYGELKLDSKTMSPHGQITVTIPVTNTGNRDGIEVVQLYIRDVVGSIARPVKELKGFQRLSLKAGETATATFTIDASKLKFYNYDLKEVVEPGEFDVMVGPNSRDLKRATITVQ; from the coding sequence ATGAAAAAACTGTTTGTTCTATTGGCTTTGTGTGTTGTTTCGACGAATGTCGTGGCACAAAACAAACCCATGAAGGAGTTCGTGGATGAACTTATGTCTAAAATGACCTTAAAAGAGAAGTTGGGGCAGCTGAATCTGTTGCCTGCCGGTAACATTACCACGGGAGCGGCGCAAAATAATCCTATCGTTCATCAAATCAAGGATGGTGAATTGGGTGGTGTGTTCAACATTAAAGGGCTGGATGAGATTCGCACTTTGCAGGAAATGGCTATCAAGAAATCTCGCCTTGGCATTCCATTGCTGGTGGGTATGGACGTGATTCATGGTTACGAAACCATCTTTCCGGTTCCTTTGGCCTTGGCTTGTAGTTGGAATTTGGAGGGCATTGAAAACAGCGCGCGTGTGGCAGCGCTCGAAGCAAGTGCCGAGGGAGTGAACTGGACCTACTCGCCTATGGTTGATATCAGTAGGGATGCGCGATGGGGACGCATTGTGGAAGGTGCCGGAGAAGATCCTTATTTGGGCAGTCTTATCGCCAAAGCCATGGTCAAGGGCTATCAAGGTGATTACAGTTTGCCATCGAACATCATGGCCTGTGTGAAGCATTTTGCTTTGTACGGTGCGTCAGAAGCTGGGCGAGATTACAACACAGTGGACATGAGTAGGCTGCGAATGTACAATGAGTATTTTGCTCCTTACAAGGCAGCTGTTGAGGTTGGGGTGGGCAGTGTGATGACCTCTTTCAACCTCGTGGATGGCATTCCGGCCACAGCCAATGCATGGTTGGTCAATGACGTGCTGCGCAAACAATGGGGATTTGATGGCTTTGTCGTCACTGATTACGCTTCCATCCATGAAATGACAACGCATGGCGTAGGCGATTTGGCAACCTCTTCGGCTCGAGCCTTGCGTGCAGGAACCGACATGGACATGGTGGCAAAAGGGTTTATCGGCACGTTGGAGCAATCATTGGCCAACGGACAGGTTTCCATGGCTGACATCAACCAGGCTTGTCGCAGGGTGCTGGAGGCGAAATATAAGTTGGGTTTGTTCAAAGATCCATATAAATACGTGCGGGTGAAGAACAGAAATCAGTATGTATATACTGCTGCCAATCGGAAAGCGGCTCGTGATTTGGCAGCTGAAACGTTTGTGTTGTTGAAGAACGAGAATCAGGTTTTACCTTTGAAGAAGCAGGGTAAAATCGCTTTAATCGGCCCTCTGGCCAACGATCGAGCTAATCTTTGTGGGACCTGGTGTGTGGCGATGGCACCCGAACGTTATTCAACATTAAAAGAAAGTATGGAGCGTGCCTTGAAAGGAAAGGCCCAATTGCTCTACGCACAAGGCTGCAACATCGCTTCAGATGATGCTTTGCAGAAGGCTGGTGAGCAGGGTAAAAATATCATGCGGGTAGATGATGCGCAAGCAAAGGCCGAGGCTCTTGCCGTGGCTGCGCAGGCTGATGTCATCATTGCCGCCATGGGAGAGGCGGCTGAGTTCAGCGGTGAGAGCCACAGTCGGGTTAATTTGGAACTGCCCGACGTGCAAATGGCCCTGCTTAAAGAACTTGTTGCGACCGGAAAACCTGTGGTATTGCTGAACTTCTCGGGCCGTCCCACCATCTTAAATTGGGAAAAAGCGCATGTTCCGGCTATCTTGAACGTGTGGTTCGGAGGCAGTGAAGCGGGTGATGCCATTTGCGATGTGGTCTTTGGTGATAAGAATCCATGTGGCAAACTCACCACCAGCTTTCCGCAACATGTGGGACAAATTCCTTTGTACTACAATCATTTCAACACCGGTAGGCCTGTCGCAGACGGTGCTGACCGCTTCTTTAGCTTCCAGAGCAACTATCTTGATGTTCGCAATGATCCACTTTATCCCTTCGGCTATGGACTCAGTTATACTACTTATCAGTATGGTGAGCTGAAGTTGGACAGCAAGACGATGAGCCCACATGGCCAAATTACCGTTACCATTCCCGTGACCAATACCGGCAACAGGGATGGGATAGAGGTCGTGCAACTTTACATTCGCGACGTGGTTGGTAGCATCGCCCGACCCGTAAAAGAGTTGAAAGGCTTTCAACGCTTGTCGCTCAAGGCTGGTGAAACAGCCACGGCGACATTTACCATAGATGCCAGTAAGTTGAAATTCTACAACTATGACTTAAAAGAGGTGGTCGAACCGGGTGAGTTTGACGTGATGGTTGGCCCCAATAGTCGTGACCTCAAGCGTGCCACCATCACCGTCCAATAA
- a CDS encoding DUF4831 family protein gives MNKLILSTLLLTFCHATAQAQIPTEGVTYFLPKTTLRFSLLIEKTTFTPGEYARYSERFIKTPVNDQPTTTYRIVATQMDTYAVPDSAKQFTATIDKKHSIVSVNRDQNGVIMAVNDKPRAVESLPAFKPARKPTPIDPAKYMTAEMLAAGSSAKTAELIAQDIYDIRDSKNQLSRGEAEFMPKDGEQLKIMLNNLNVQEKAMLRFFQGTTTVDTMQVFVDYVPTKEVDKALLFRFSKHLGMVDQDDLGGAPYYISIQDEQVIPTLKMPVEVKKKDKRDVGINVNLPGKIKITLYKEEQPAASFETYAAQFGRIENLSGELWGKKFTTHVVLNPVTGNVVHLETEALD, from the coding sequence ATGAATAAGCTCATTTTATCAACTTTGCTTCTGACCTTCTGCCACGCTACGGCGCAAGCTCAGATACCAACAGAGGGGGTTACTTACTTTCTTCCGAAGACGACTTTGCGCTTCTCATTGCTCATCGAGAAAACCACTTTCACACCGGGTGAATACGCCCGATATTCTGAAAGATTCATCAAAACGCCCGTAAACGACCAGCCCACGACGACTTATCGCATCGTGGCGACACAGATGGACACATACGCGGTACCCGATTCGGCCAAGCAATTCACGGCCACCATCGATAAGAAACACAGTATCGTGAGCGTGAACCGCGACCAAAACGGGGTCATCATGGCCGTGAATGACAAACCGAGAGCGGTGGAGAGCCTGCCTGCGTTCAAGCCAGCGCGCAAGCCTACGCCCATCGACCCGGCCAAATACATGACGGCAGAGATGTTGGCGGCGGGCAGTAGTGCCAAGACCGCCGAGCTGATTGCACAGGACATCTACGACATTCGCGACAGTAAGAACCAATTGTCGCGCGGCGAAGCCGAATTCATGCCAAAGGATGGCGAGCAGCTGAAGATTATGCTGAACAACCTGAACGTGCAGGAAAAGGCCATGCTGCGGTTCTTCCAAGGCACCACAACCGTAGATACCATGCAGGTATTTGTTGACTATGTGCCGACGAAAGAAGTGGACAAGGCGCTGCTCTTCCGCTTTTCCAAGCACTTGGGTATGGTGGATCAAGACGATTTGGGTGGCGCGCCCTACTACATTAGCATTCAGGATGAACAGGTAATACCAACATTGAAGATGCCCGTTGAAGTGAAGAAAAAAGACAAGCGTGACGTGGGCATCAACGTAAATCTGCCAGGAAAAATCAAAATCACGCTGTACAAAGAAGAACAACCGGCAGCCTCTTTTGAAACTTATGCAGCCCAATTCGGCCGCATAGAGAACCTCAGCGGCGAGCTGTGGGGCAAGAAATTTACCACGCACGTCGTGCTCAATCCCGTGACCGGCAACGTAGTGCATCTCGAAACCGAGGCTCTTGACTAA
- a CDS encoding RNA methyltransferase: protein MRKLKTIEMQRLSVKDFKAADKLPLVVVLDDVRSLYNVGSVFRSCDAFRVEAVYLCGITATPPHPEIHKTALGGEDSVDWQYFASATQAVEDLRERGYCVYAIEQVVGSTKLQNLSVDRSQRYAVVFGNEVKGVHQDTVDACDGCLEIPQFGTKHSLNVSVTAGIVVWEFARKLLL from the coding sequence TTGAGAAAATTAAAGACCATAGAAATGCAGCGGTTGTCGGTCAAAGACTTCAAGGCGGCCGACAAACTACCGCTGGTCGTCGTGCTCGACGACGTGCGATCACTATATAATGTGGGCTCGGTATTCCGTTCGTGCGATGCCTTTCGGGTTGAAGCGGTGTACCTCTGCGGCATCACGGCCACCCCTCCACACCCAGAAATTCACAAGACTGCCCTTGGTGGAGAGGATAGTGTGGACTGGCAATACTTTGCATCGGCCACCCAAGCGGTGGAAGATTTGAGGGAAAGGGGATATTGTGTGTACGCCATCGAACAGGTGGTAGGCTCCACCAAACTGCAAAATTTGTCCGTTGACCGCAGTCAACGTTACGCCGTAGTGTTCGGCAACGAGGTGAAAGGCGTGCACCAAGACACGGTTGACGCATGCGACGGCTGCCTGGAAATACCGCAGTTTGGCACCAAACACTCGCTCAACGTTTCGGTCACCGCAGGCATTGTGGTATGGGAGTTCGCCCGAAAACTGCTGCTGTAA
- the trpS gene encoding tryptophan--tRNA ligase, protein MEKVVSGIRPTGYLHLGNYFGAVKSFIEMQDKYDCMFFIADWHSLTTRPKPEDIQDSARIILAEYLACGIDPQKAPIYVQSDVKETLELYLYLNMNTYIGELGRVTTFKEKARQQPDNVNAGLFTYPTLMAADILQHRAKKVPVGKDQEQNMEMARKCASRFNRIYGVDFFPEPQNFYFNSQALKVPGLDGSGKMGKSTGNCIYLHDDDKTISKKVMKAVTDSGPEKANSEKPEVIENLFTFLRICSTQDTYDYFDEKWNDCSIRYGDLKKQIAADICATVAPIREKINEYISNKELLDKIAKEGADRARESASTTLKEVRRIIGFRS, encoded by the coding sequence ATGGAAAAAGTAGTTAGTGGAATACGCCCGACAGGTTATTTACACCTGGGAAATTATTTCGGTGCAGTGAAGAGCTTCATAGAGATGCAGGACAAGTATGATTGCATGTTTTTCATTGCAGACTGGCATTCATTGACCACTCGACCCAAACCAGAAGACATACAAGACAGCGCACGCATCATTTTGGCTGAATATCTTGCCTGTGGTATCGATCCCCAAAAGGCTCCCATCTATGTTCAGAGTGACGTGAAAGAAACGCTGGAATTGTATCTTTACCTCAACATGAACACTTATATCGGCGAACTGGGACGCGTCACCACGTTTAAGGAGAAGGCTCGTCAGCAGCCCGACAACGTCAACGCGGGGCTCTTTACATACCCAACGCTCATGGCCGCCGACATCTTGCAGCATCGGGCTAAGAAGGTTCCGGTAGGTAAAGATCAGGAACAAAATATGGAAATGGCGCGTAAGTGCGCCTCGCGCTTCAACAGAATCTATGGCGTAGACTTCTTTCCTGAACCGCAAAACTTCTATTTCAACTCGCAGGCATTGAAGGTGCCGGGCCTGGATGGAAGTGGAAAGATGGGGAAGAGCACCGGAAACTGCATCTATCTGCACGATGATGACAAGACTATCTCTAAGAAAGTGATGAAGGCCGTGACGGACAGTGGCCCCGAGAAGGCCAATAGTGAGAAGCCGGAGGTGATTGAAAACCTGTTCACGTTCTTGCGAATTTGCTCGACACAAGACACATACGACTATTTTGATGAGAAGTGGAACGATTGCAGCATTCGCTACGGAGACTTGAAAAAGCAGATTGCAGCGGACATCTGTGCGACAGTAGCTCCTATCAGAGAGAAGATTAACGAATACATTTCGAATAAGGAGTTGCTGGACAAGATTGCCAAAGAGGGTGCCGACCGGGCGCGCGAAAGTGCCAGCACTACCTTGAAAGAGGTGCGTAGAATCATCGGGTTCAGGTCATAA